CGTTCGGCTGGTACCTGAAGAAAATGATTGACGACACTCGCGAGAAAGGTGCTACGCCTATTCTCGTTTCGCTCACCCCACGCAACGAATGGCCTGACGGAAAGATAGAACGCCGCGACGCTTCTTACGGTAAATGGTACCGTGAAGTGGTAGAGGAAACAGGAGTAGAATTCGTTGACCTGCATAATATCTCGGCCGACTTCCTGGACAAGAAGTTCAGCGTAAAGAAGTTGCCTAAGGACAAGGAGAAAGCCAAGGCCAAGATAGCCAAACTGAAAGAGAAGGCTGGCAAGTATTTCAAGAAAGACCACACCCACGCTTCAAAACTGGGAGCACAGATGAATGCCCGGTCAGTGGCCAAAGGTCTGCGTGCCAACCGCTCTCCATTAGTAAAATACCTGAAATGACACGTTAATCAACACAAAAAACTAAGGGATGTCTCGCAAAGCGAAACATCCCTTCTTTATTATATCAGGACTTTTTATCCGAAGAACTCACCGTCGCCCTGCGACTGATCGTAACTACTGCCATCAAAGCAGTGGGTACAGATCTGCGACTTGGGCATGCCGATAGAGGCAACAAGGTCTTCAAGTTTAGCAAACTTCAACGATGAGAGTCCCAAACGGCGGGCCACTTCATTTACCATACGATTGTATTCGGGAGTTCCCGTCTGTGAATACTTGTCGAGATTGGTCTTATCATCTCCCTCGAAATCACGGATAATCTGACGGGTAATCAACTCCATATCGCTCTTTGAACTGGTGAAGCCGATGAACGGGCAACCATATACCAGTGGAGGACAAGAGATACGTACATGCACCTCTTTGGCACCATTCTCAAAGAATTCCTTTACATTATCGCGCAACTGAGTACCGCGAACAATACTATCGTCACAGAACACTACGCTCTGGTCGCGAAGGATAGCCTCATTGGGAATCAGTTTCATCTTAGCCACCAGGTTACGACGGCTCTGATTGCCGGGAGTAAACGAACGAGGCCATGTGGGTGTATATTTCAATACGGCACGCTTGTATGGAATCTTGGCGCCAACGGAATAGCCAAGAGCCATACCTACACCAGAATCGGGAATACCGCACACCAAATCGGCTTTCACATCATCCTGCTCGCCCATCATCTGACCGTTACGCTCGCGCACTTCCTCAGTATTGATGCCTTCATAGCAAGAAGCAGGGAATCCGTAGTAAACCCAAAGGAACGAACAGATCTGGCAACGCTTGAATGCCTGCTGCATCACCTCGATGCCATCGGCACGCAGACGAACAATCTCGCCGGGACCTACATCGCGCAGCACTTTATAACC
The sequence above is a segment of the Prevotella sp. E9-3 genome. Coding sequences within it:
- a CDS encoding amidophosphoribosyltransferase; protein product: MGGFFGTISTKDCVNDLFYGTDYNSHLGTKRAGLVTFDQERGFNRSIHSLERDYFRSKFEDELDKFVGCQGLGVISDTDPQPIIVNSHLGRYAVVTVAKINNLREIADELLAQRMHLSELSANNINQTELVALLINMGNTFVDGINLVYRKIKGSCSMLILTEDGIIAARDFLGRTPIVLGKKEETHQDRLANGELVEWSLSAYAASSESTSFPNLGYKVLRDVGPGEIVRLRADGIEVMQQAFKRCQICSFLWVYYGFPASCYEGINTEEVRERNGQMMGEQDDVKADLVCGIPDSGVGMALGYSVGAKIPYKRAVLKYTPTWPRSFTPGNQSRRNLVAKMKLIPNEAILRDQSVVFCDDSIVRGTQLRDNVKEFFENGAKEVHVRISCPPLVYGCPFIGFTSSKSDMELITRQIIRDFEGDDKTNLDKYSQTGTPEYNRMVNEVARRLGLSSLKFAKLEDLVASIGMPKSQICTHCFDGSSYDQSQGDGEFFG